A region of Porites lutea chromosome 13, jaPorLute2.1, whole genome shotgun sequence DNA encodes the following proteins:
- the LOC140922945 gene encoding dol-P-Man:Man(7)GlcNAc(2)-PP-Dol alpha-1,6-mannosyltransferase-like has protein sequence MADLCDVLLLFVTCIHLLVCPFTKVEESFNMQATHDLLYHRGNISKYDHLEFPGVVPRTFLGPIVVSSLAYPVITGLNVAGASKLWSQIVVRFSLGVISLFAFSKFRSSISLTFGSDVGVFLALITASQFHLLFYLSRPLPNTFALVLVLFAFWFWLDQHHSKFIWTSAFAIIIFRSELCILLGLIFFLELATRRVSLLTGILHSALAGISAVALTFCVDSVFWKRYLWPEGEVLWYNTVLNKSSSWGTSPFLWYFYSVLPRCLLFALVLVPLGLWRDRRTWTLAAPSVAFVFLYSFLPHKELRFIIYVIPVLNAVAACGMSFIYKNEAKWKPFLSVLVKFVTVGGLLGNCLVSGLLLFISHHNYPGGVAFQRLHALLDNQTEACRVHISVAAAQTGVSRFGEVNPSWRYFKTEDLPDDSPEMLGFTHLLTEPPCDKMKRSHLLLDTVNGFDRISLDFKRFPFFALVLAPKICIQEKRGWEKSDKRRS, from the exons atggcggatctgTGTGATGTTTTACTGTTATTTGTGACTTGTATCCATCTACTCGTTTGTCCATTCACCAAAGTAGAAGAGAGCTTTAACATGCAAGCAACGCACGATCTCTTGTATCACAGAGGCAACATTAGCAAG taTGATCACTTGGAGTTTCCTGGTGTTGTCCCTCGCACTTTTCTTGGTCCTATTGTGGTTTCATCACTCGCATATCCAGTGATTACAGGTCTTAATGTAGCTGGTGCATCAAAACTGTGGTCACAGATTGTAG TCCGTTTTTCTCTAGGTGTGATCTCTCTGTTTGCCTTTTCAAAGTTCAGAAGCTCAATCTCACTTACATTTGGTTCAGATGTTGGAGTTTTCTTAGCACTGATAACTGCCTCTCAGTTTCacttgttattttatttatcaagaccaCTACCAAACACATTTGCCCTTGTATTAG TTCTTTTCGCTTTCTGGTTTTGGCTTGATCAACACCATTCAAAGTTTATCTGGACATCAGCATTTGCTATCATCATCTTCAGATCAGAGCTTTGCATTTTGTTGGGACTGATTTTCTTCCTGGAGCTTGCTACTAGACGAGTATCTCTGCTAACAGGAATCTTGCATTCTGCTTTAGCAGGAATAAGTGCAGTAG CTTTGACTTTTTGTGTGGATTCAGTGTTCTGGAAAAGATACCTGTGGCCAGAAGGGGAGGTCTTATGGTATAACACAGTTCTTAACAAAAGCTCCAGTTGGGGA ACATCTCCATTCCTTTGGTACTTCTACTCAGTCCTCCCCAGATGTTTACTCTTTGCTCTTGTCCTAGTCCCTCTCGGCCTCTGGCGAGACCGGAGGACCTGGACACTAGCAGCTCCTTCCGTTGCCTTTGTGtttctttattcatttcttCCACATAAGGAGCTTCGATTTATCATCTATGTCATTCCTGTGCTCAATGCAGTGGCAGCATGTGGAATGAGCTTTAT ATACAAGAATGAAGCTAAATGGAAGCCATTTCTGTCTGTTctggtaaaatttgtcactGTGGGGGGACTGCTGGGGAACTGCTTGGTCAGTGGTTTATTGCTGTTTATCTCCCATCATAACTACCCTGGAGGAGTAGCTTTTCAAAGGCTTCACGCACTCCTAGATAATCAAACAG AGGCTTGTCGTGTCCACATTTCTGTTGCTGCTGCTCAAACTGGAGTTTCTCGGTTTGGCGAAGTGAATCCTTCCTGGAG ATATTTCAAGACAGAAGATCTACCCGATGACAGCCCTGAAATGTTGGGATTCACTCATCTCCTTACTGAGCCACCATGTGACAAAATGAAGCGATCGCACTTACTTCTCGACACTGTAAATGGTTTTGATAGGATTAGTTTGGATTTTaaacgttttcctttctttgcttTGGTATTAGCTCCTAAAATTTGTATTCAAGAGAAGCGGGGATGGGAAAAAAGCGACAAGAGGAGGAGCTAG
- the LOC140922687 gene encoding copine-3-like isoform X2 → MAQCVTRVELHMSCRGLLDKDTVSKSDPLCALYIQDENGEWVEVTRTEKVKNNLNPDFAKGITMDYYFEMVQKLKFAVYDVDNETSTLGDDDFLGAMECTLGQIVSKKSYAQTLAIKGRQVGTITLYAEELKGGNEVVQLTFRATNLDKKDFLGKSDPFLQVSKVKADGGTLLVHRTEVVKNNLSPSWKSFTIPLHTLCSGDYDATIRFGCYDWDEGDNDDLIGCVDVTLRQLIDTKDSGKGLDLVNPKKKQKKKGYVNSGVLYVSQCNITKVHTFLDYIMGGCQINFTVGIDFTASNGDPSHPQSLHYINPSEPNEYVKALVAVGEVCQDYDTDKFFPALGFGALIPPGMNVSHEFPLNFNFANPYCNGISEIVLAYQNCIRQVHLYGPTNVAPIINHVIRFAEQAAKESTASQYYVLLLLTDGVLTDMEDTKAAIIKASRLPMSVIIVGVGEADFKDMNELDADEGRLRCGHHYADRDIVQFVPYREFKNKSPALLAKHVLAEIPKQVQEYFSKRGLAPMPPKGPAPPSLGAL, encoded by the exons TTCTAAATCAGATCCTCTGTGTGCGTTATACATACAGGATGAGAATGGAGAGTG GGTCGAAGTAACGAG AACAGAGAAGGTGAAGAATAATCTAAACCCAGATTTTGCCAAAGGGATTACCATGGATTATTACTTTGAGATGGTGCAAAAACTGAAGTTTGCAGTCTATGATGTTGATAATGAGACAAGCACCCTGGGAGATGATGACTTTCTTGGTGCTATGGAGTGTACACTTGGTCAG atAGTTTCAAAGAAATCGTATGCACAGACATTAGCAATCAAGGGACGACAAGTTGGTACAATTACA tTATATGCTGAAGAATTAAAAGGAGGAAATGAAGTTGTTCAGTTGACGTTCAGAGCAACGAATCTGGATAAAAAG GACTTTCTTGGAAAATCAGATCCTTTTCTTCAAGTGTCTAAAGTTAAAGCTGATGGTGGAACTTTGCTCGTTCATCGAACTGAG GTTGTTAAAAACAATCTCAGTCCATCTTGGAAATCATTCACCATTCCACTTCATACACTTTGCAGTGGAGATTATGATGCAACAATACGG TTTGGCTGCTATGACTGGGATGAAGGTGACAATGATGATCTAATTGGCTGTGTGGATGTAACACTTCGGCAGCTGATTGATACAAAAGATTCTGGG aAAGGTCTTGACCTTGTTAATCCTaaaaagaagcaaaagaagAAGGGATATGTCAACTCTGGAGTACTATATGTCAGTCAGTGTAAC ATTACCAAGGTGCATACATTCTTGGATTATATTATGGGTGGATGTCAGATCAACTTCACG GTTGGTATAGACTTTACGGCATCAAATGGAGATCCAAGTCATCCTCAATCGTTACATTATATCAACCCTTCTGAACCAAATGAATACGTCAAAGCACTGGTGGCTGTAGGAGAAGTCTGTCAGGATTATGATAC TGACAAGTTCTTTCCAGCATTGGGATTTGGTGCACTAATACCTCCAGGGATGAATGTTTCCCACGAGTTTCCATTGAACTTCAACTTTGCTAATCCATACTGCAATG GAATATCAGAGATTGTATTAGCATACCAAAATTGTATTCGTCAAGTGCACCTTTATGGCCCAACCAATGTGGCGCCTATCATAAATCACGTGATCCGATTTGCCGAGCAAGCGGCCAAGGAGAGCACAGCATCG CAATACTATGTGCTGCTGCTGTTGACCGATGGCGTGTTAACAGATATGGAGGACACTAAAGCTGCCATTATCAAAGCATCTCGTCTTCCCATGTCAGTCATCATTGTGGGTGTTGGCGAGGCGGATTTTAAAGACATGAATGAATTGGATGCTGACGAGGGAAG GTTACGTTGCGGCCATCATTATGCTGATCGAGACATCGTGCAGTTTGTACCTTATCGGGAATTCAAAAAC AAATCCCCAGCGCTGCTTGCCAAACACGTCTTGGCTGAAATACCCAAACAAGTGCAAGAATACTTCAGCAAACGTGGCCTCGCTCCCATGCCACCAAAAGGCCCTGCTCCACCCTCCTTGGGAGCTCTTTGA
- the LOC140922687 gene encoding copine-3-like isoform X1 — MDYYFEMVQKLKFAVYDVDNETSTLGDDDFLGAMECTLGQIVSKKSYAQTLAIKGRQVGTITLYAEELKGGNEVVQLTFRATNLDKKDFLGKSDPFLQVSKVKADGGTLLVHRTEVVKNNLSPSWKSFTIPLHTLCSGDYDATIRIDCFDYDDDGTHDFIGGTNATLRQLLETKQTGKGLDLVNPKKKQKKKGYVNSGVLYVSQCNITKVHTFLDYIMGGCQINFTVGIDFTASNGDPSHPQSLHYINPSEPNEYVKALVAVGEVCQDYDTDKFFPALGFGALIPPGMNVSHEFPLNFNFANPYCNGISEIVLAYQNCIRQVHLYGPTNVAPIINHVIRFAEQAAKESTASQYYVLLLLTDGVLTDMEDTKAAIIKASRLPMSVIIVGVGEADFKDMNELDADEGRLRCGHHYADRDIVQFVPYREFKNKSPALLAKHVLAEIPKQVQEYFSKRGLAPMPPKGPAPPSLGAL; from the exons ATGGATTATTACTTTGAGATGGTGCAAAAACTGAAGTTTGCAGTCTATGATGTTGATAATGAGACAAGCACCCTGGGAGATGATGACTTTCTTGGTGCTATGGAGTGTACACTTGGTCAG atAGTTTCAAAGAAATCGTATGCACAGACATTAGCAATCAAGGGACGACAAGTTGGTACAATTACA tTATATGCTGAAGAATTAAAAGGAGGAAATGAAGTTGTTCAGTTGACGTTCAGAGCAACGAATCTGGATAAAAAG GACTTTCTTGGAAAATCAGATCCTTTTCTTCAAGTGTCTAAAGTTAAAGCTGATGGTGGAACTTTGCTCGTTCATCGAACTGAG GTTGTTAAAAACAATCTCAGTCCATCTTGGAAATCATTCACCATTCCACTTCATACACTTTGCAGTGGAGATTATGATGCAACAATACGG ATTGATTGCTTTGACTATGATGACGATGGGACCCACGACTTTATTGGGGGAACCAATGCCACTCTTCGGCAATTGCTAGAGACCAAACAGACTGGG aAAGGTCTTGACCTTGTTAATCCTaaaaagaagcaaaagaagAAGGGATATGTCAACTCTGGAGTACTATATGTCAGTCAGTGTAAC ATTACCAAGGTGCATACATTCTTGGATTATATTATGGGTGGATGTCAGATCAACTTCACG GTTGGTATAGACTTTACGGCATCAAATGGAGATCCAAGTCATCCTCAATCGTTACATTATATCAACCCTTCTGAACCAAATGAATACGTCAAAGCACTGGTGGCTGTAGGAGAAGTCTGTCAGGATTATGATAC TGACAAGTTCTTTCCAGCATTGGGATTTGGTGCACTAATACCTCCAGGGATGAATGTTTCCCACGAGTTTCCATTGAACTTCAACTTTGCTAATCCATACTGCAATG GAATATCAGAGATTGTATTAGCATACCAAAATTGTATTCGTCAAGTGCACCTTTATGGCCCAACCAATGTGGCGCCTATCATAAATCACGTGATCCGATTTGCCGAGCAAGCGGCCAAGGAGAGCACAGCATCG CAATACTATGTGCTGCTGCTGTTGACCGATGGCGTGTTAACAGATATGGAGGACACTAAAGCTGCCATTATCAAAGCATCTCGTCTTCCCATGTCAGTCATCATTGTGGGTGTTGGCGAGGCGGATTTTAAAGACATGAATGAATTGGATGCTGACGAGGGAAG GTTACGTTGCGGCCATCATTATGCTGATCGAGACATCGTGCAGTTTGTACCTTATCGGGAATTCAAAAAC AAATCCCCAGCGCTGCTTGCCAAACACGTCTTGGCTGAAATACCCAAACAAGTGCAAGAATACTTCAGCAAACGTGGCCTCGCTCCCATGCCACCAAAAGGCCCTGCTCCACCCTCCTTGGGAGCTCTTTGA